A stretch of the Sulfuritortus calidifontis genome encodes the following:
- a CDS encoding ArnT family glycosyltransferase, which produces MHPLTSRKIYLLAALMVLWALYGLTGRDAWKAEETLALGQVLDWLEHGQAHASTVPLHTFLAGLAAKLLGPWLGIQDAARAVSGLFSLVALACTGLAARALLGPGYGPAAALLLMGAFGLMLRAHALLPDSLQLAAYALLLYGATLARRQPMPAVAVIGGALFALTLIDGLADFVLGLFILLLPLVSRDWRERPYRQGVGLGIAVGLVLSGLWLAWLTLQGNLDAWLAGHGLAGLLPVYDPGHLVSLLAWSAWPVWPLAAWAIWHEHKRLGRASELHLPLLAVLVLFYAALTPAFSRDGGALPLLAPLSLLAAFAIGHMQRGAAQAFYWFGVLCFFFLAIVFWIHFAALEWGWPPRLADRLARMTPDYQSGGIGSLRLGLAVAATLLWVIATPFFPRAQLRPALVWATGMTLTWLLLMALFRPWGEAGWAWKPVLAELDRQLPAGVCVQAQVEADTAIALRYHLDSRLARPGQVCGYLLIQGRRGEAANPGPDYEYVWLGQRPRHKDQALRLFRHVEPS; this is translated from the coding sequence ATGCATCCGCTGACCTCGCGCAAAATCTACCTTCTCGCCGCCCTCATGGTGCTGTGGGCCCTCTACGGCCTGACCGGGCGCGATGCCTGGAAGGCCGAGGAGACCCTGGCCCTGGGCCAGGTGCTCGATTGGCTCGAACACGGCCAGGCCCACGCCAGCACCGTGCCGCTGCACACTTTCCTCGCCGGTCTGGCGGCCAAGCTACTCGGCCCCTGGCTTGGCATCCAGGACGCCGCCCGCGCCGTCAGCGGCCTGTTCAGCCTGGTCGCCCTGGCCTGCACCGGCCTGGCCGCCCGCGCCCTGCTCGGGCCCGGCTACGGCCCGGCCGCGGCCCTGCTCTTGATGGGCGCCTTCGGCCTGATGCTGCGCGCCCACGCCCTGCTGCCGGACAGCCTACAGCTGGCCGCCTACGCCCTGCTGCTTTATGGCGCGACGCTGGCCCGCCGCCAGCCGATGCCTGCCGTGGCGGTCATCGGCGGCGCCCTGTTTGCCCTGACCCTGATCGACGGCCTGGCCGATTTCGTGCTCGGCCTCTTCATCCTGCTGCTGCCGCTGGTCTCGCGCGATTGGCGTGAGCGGCCCTATCGCCAGGGTGTCGGCCTCGGCATCGCCGTTGGCTTGGTCCTGTCCGGCCTCTGGCTGGCCTGGCTCACGCTCCAGGGCAATCTTGATGCCTGGCTGGCCGGCCACGGCCTGGCCGGCCTGTTGCCGGTCTACGACCCCGGCCACCTCGTCTCCCTGCTGGCCTGGTCGGCCTGGCCGGTCTGGCCGCTGGCAGCCTGGGCGATCTGGCACGAGCACAAACGCCTGGGCCGGGCGAGCGAACTGCACCTGCCGCTGCTGGCCGTGCTGGTGCTGTTCTACGCCGCCCTCACCCCTGCCTTCTCCCGCGACGGCGGGGCACTGCCGCTGCTCGCCCCGCTCAGCCTGCTCGCCGCCTTCGCCATCGGCCACATGCAACGCGGCGCCGCCCAGGCCTTCTACTGGTTCGGTGTGCTCTGCTTCTTCTTCCTCGCCATCGTGTTCTGGATCCATTTCGCCGCCCTGGAATGGGGCTGGCCGCCCCGGCTGGCCGACCGCCTGGCCCGGATGACCCCCGACTACCAAAGCGGCGGCATCGGCAGCCTGAGACTCGGGCTGGCGGTCGCCGCCACCCTGCTGTGGGTCATTGCCACCCCCTTCTTCCCCCGCGCCCAGCTGCGTCCGGCCCTGGTCTGGGCCACCGGCATGACCCTGACCTGGCTGCTGCTGATGGCCTTGTTCCGCCCCTGGGGCGAAGCGGGCTGGGCCTGGAAGCCGGTGCTGGCCGAACTCGACCGGCAGTTGCCGGCCGGCGTCTGCGTCCAGGCCCAGGTCGAGGCCGACACCGCCATCGCCCTGCGCTATCACCTCGATTCGCGCCTGGCCCGGCCCGGCCAGGTCTGCGGTTATCTCCTGATCCAGGGCCGCCGCGGCGAGGCCGCCAATCCCGGCCCCGATTACGAATACGTCTGGCTCGGCCAGCGGCCCCGGCACAAGGACCAGGCCCTGCGCCTGTTCCGCCATGTCGAGCCATCCTGA
- a CDS encoding c-type cytochrome: protein MADHHEMTKTTPKEFAMATLGGLFAPGLAIFLIVMLVVSIQSRLSGQEAEAAADKAVRERIKPFGVSVAIDPNVPRVEMTGEQVYNEVCTNCHGSGALGSPKYKDAGAWGKRIAQGWPVLLDHALNGFNKMPARGGEPDLSDLEVARAVAFMTNAAGGKFEPVLKKEVEPTPAELARGKVVYAENCASCHDTGTTGAQKLTDAKAWEPLLKQGKDYLYTAAIKGTFGGPAKGGNDKLSDADTRLAVDYMVDQARASVAKAAKPAEKKAAAK, encoded by the coding sequence ATGGCTGATCACCACGAAATGACTAAAACCACGCCAAAAGAATTCGCCATGGCCACCCTGGGTGGTCTGTTCGCGCCGGGCTTGGCGATCTTTCTCATTGTGATGCTGGTCGTCAGCATCCAATCGCGCCTGAGCGGCCAGGAGGCCGAGGCCGCCGCCGACAAGGCGGTACGCGAGCGGATCAAGCCCTTCGGCGTTTCCGTCGCCATCGACCCCAATGTCCCCCGTGTCGAGATGACCGGCGAGCAGGTCTACAACGAGGTGTGCACCAACTGCCACGGCTCCGGCGCGCTGGGTTCGCCCAAGTACAAGGATGCCGGCGCCTGGGGCAAGCGCATCGCCCAGGGCTGGCCGGTGCTGCTCGACCACGCCTTGAACGGTTTCAACAAGATGCCGGCGCGCGGCGGCGAGCCTGATCTGTCCGATCTGGAAGTGGCTCGTGCCGTGGCCTTCATGACCAACGCCGCCGGCGGCAAGTTCGAGCCGGTGCTGAAGAAAGAGGTCGAGCCGACCCCGGCCGAACTGGCCCGGGGCAAGGTGGTGTATGCCGAGAACTGCGCCAGCTGCCACGACACCGGCACCACCGGCGCCCAGAAGCTGACCGACGCCAAGGCCTGGGAGCCGCTGCTCAAGCAGGGCAAGGACTACCTCTACACCGCCGCGATCAAGGGCACCTTCGGCGGTCCGGCCAAGGGCGGCAACGACAAGCTGTCCGATGCCGACACCCGTCTGGCGGTCGACTACATGGTCGATCAGGCCCGCGCCAGCGTCGCCAAGGCGGCCAAGCCGGCCGAGAAGAAGGCGGCGGCCAAGTAA
- the mobA gene encoding molybdenum cofactor guanylyltransferase MobA → MSSHPELSALILAGGEARRMGGQDKGLIELAGRPLIAWVLKRIAPQVDEVVISANRHRDIYAGLGHPVIADGHPDYRGPMAGIAAAGARAAGEWLLVVPCDTPFLPADLAQRLLDHARQTGCRLVRAADPGQTHYTSFLFHRDLLPDLAAHVANGRLKLQAWQAEHAAETLTFADAGAFLNLNTPDELAEAEQRLRKAP, encoded by the coding sequence ATGTCGAGCCATCCTGAACTGTCCGCGCTGATCCTCGCCGGCGGCGAGGCCCGGCGCATGGGCGGCCAGGACAAGGGCCTGATCGAACTGGCCGGCCGGCCGCTGATCGCCTGGGTGCTGAAGCGCATCGCGCCCCAAGTCGACGAGGTGGTGATCAGCGCCAACCGCCATCGCGATATCTACGCCGGACTCGGCCATCCGGTGATCGCCGACGGACATCCCGATTATCGCGGCCCCATGGCCGGCATCGCCGCCGCCGGCGCCCGTGCGGCTGGCGAATGGCTGCTCGTCGTGCCCTGCGACACGCCCTTCCTGCCAGCCGATCTCGCCCAACGCCTGCTCGACCATGCCCGCCAGACGGGCTGCCGACTGGTGCGTGCCGCCGACCCCGGACAGACCCACTACACCAGTTTCCTCTTCCATCGCGACCTGTTGCCCGACCTCGCCGCCCACGTCGCCAACGGCCGGCTCAAGCTGCAGGCCTGGCAGGCCGAACACGCCGCCGAGACGCTGACCTTCGCCGACGCCGGCGCCTTCCTCAACCTCAACACGCCGGACGAGCTCGCCGAGGCGGAACAACGGTTGCGGAAGGCGCCCTGA
- a CDS encoding 4Fe-4S dicluster domain-containing protein — translation MATPRFLPHNRLDDLIRQLQAAGYRVIGPRLQEGVIAYGELAAATELPWGWQDEQTPGRYRLQRTGQPLAFAWATPTQGLKPWFFAPVEPLWRMRRTSDGFELAACLPQEKPLAILGARACDLAAVARQDAILEHDPHYQARRQDALFIAVHCTRPAASCFCASTGTGPRAMRFDIGLTELDTGFVVEAGSPRGRGLIEPLALAAASAEQLATAQKAVAAAALRQTRHLPPGDLAARLAAHSEHPHWAEVAQRCLACGNCTQACPTCFCHARSETASADDQTAEQARHWDSCFGELHGHLAGFQVRPETAQRYRQWLTHKLGNWWTQFGESGCVGCGRCLTWCPAGIDLTQEVAAILGEAA, via the coding sequence ATGGCCACTCCGCGCTTCCTGCCCCACAACCGACTCGACGACCTGATCCGGCAATTGCAGGCGGCCGGTTACCGCGTGATCGGCCCCCGCTTGCAGGAAGGCGTCATCGCCTATGGCGAGTTGGCTGCCGCGACCGAACTACCTTGGGGCTGGCAGGACGAGCAGACACCGGGGCGCTATCGCCTGCAGCGCACGGGACAGCCACTTGCCTTCGCCTGGGCCACCCCGACCCAGGGCCTCAAGCCCTGGTTCTTCGCGCCGGTCGAGCCGCTCTGGCGCATGCGCCGCACATCTGACGGCTTCGAGCTTGCGGCCTGTCTGCCGCAGGAAAAACCGCTCGCCATCCTGGGCGCGCGTGCCTGCGATCTGGCCGCAGTGGCCCGGCAGGACGCCATCCTGGAGCATGACCCGCATTACCAGGCCCGGCGCCAGGATGCCCTGTTCATCGCCGTGCACTGCACCCGGCCGGCGGCGAGCTGCTTCTGTGCCAGCACCGGCACCGGTCCGCGCGCCATGCGCTTCGATATCGGCCTGACCGAATTGGATACGGGCTTCGTGGTCGAGGCCGGCAGTCCGCGTGGCCGCGGGCTGATCGAGCCACTCGCCCTCGCCGCCGCCAGCGCGGAACAGCTTGCCACCGCGCAAAAGGCCGTCGCCGCCGCGGCGCTGCGGCAGACCCGGCACCTGCCGCCCGGCGATCTGGCGGCAAGGCTCGCCGCCCACAGCGAACATCCACACTGGGCCGAGGTGGCCCAGCGCTGCCTCGCCTGCGGCAACTGCACCCAGGCCTGCCCCACTTGTTTCTGTCATGCGCGCAGCGAAACGGCCAGCGCCGACGACCAGACGGCGGAGCAGGCGCGGCACTGGGATTCCTGCTTCGGCGAGCTGCATGGCCATCTGGCCGGCTTCCAGGTGCGGCCGGAAACCGCGCAGCGCTACCGGCAGTGGCTCACGCACAAGCTCGGCAACTGGTGGACCCAGTTCGGCGAATCCGGCTGCGTCGGTTGCGGCCGCTGCCTCACCTGGTGCCCGGCCGGCATCGATCTGACCCAAGAGGTGGCGGCCATCCTGGGAGAGGCGGCATGA
- a CDS encoding fructosamine kinase family protein, with translation MTAWVEIGAAIAGASGQPFQLGRHEHAGGGCINEAYVLHGRAGERFFLKLNEAAKAAMFEAEAAGLDEILASRRLRAPRPICWGTAGGQAYLVLEHLDLSGRGSGTRLGRHLAAMHRVSQARFGWRIDNSIGDTPQPNTPCADWVEFWRDRRLHHQLRLAARNGAGRRLIDQGERLMSVLAAFFTDYRPAPSLLHGDLWGGNYGFADGEPVVFDPAVYYGDREADLAMTELFGGFGPDFYAAYREAWPLDPGYPVRKILYNLYHVLNHFNMFGGAYAGQAEAMIGRLLAEIGQAH, from the coding sequence ATGACGGCTTGGGTCGAGATCGGCGCGGCCATCGCCGGCGCCAGCGGCCAGCCCTTCCAACTGGGCCGCCATGAGCATGCCGGCGGCGGCTGCATCAACGAGGCCTATGTCCTGCACGGCCGCGCTGGCGAGCGCTTTTTCCTCAAACTGAACGAGGCGGCCAAGGCAGCCATGTTCGAGGCCGAGGCGGCGGGCCTGGACGAGATCCTGGCCAGCCGCCGCCTGCGCGCGCCGCGGCCGATCTGCTGGGGCACGGCCGGGGGTCAGGCCTATCTGGTGCTGGAACACCTCGACCTCTCCGGCCGCGGCAGCGGTACGCGCCTGGGCCGACACCTCGCCGCCATGCACCGGGTCAGCCAGGCCCGCTTCGGCTGGCGCATCGACAACTCCATCGGCGACACCCCGCAACCGAACACGCCCTGCGCCGACTGGGTCGAGTTCTGGCGCGACCGCCGGCTGCATCATCAACTGCGCCTGGCGGCGCGAAACGGCGCCGGCCGCCGGCTCATCGACCAAGGCGAGCGCCTGATGTCCGTCCTGGCAGCCTTCTTCACCGACTATCGGCCGGCGCCCTCGCTGCTGCACGGCGATCTCTGGGGCGGCAACTACGGCTTCGCCGACGGCGAGCCGGTGGTGTTCGACCCGGCCGTCTATTACGGCGACCGCGAGGCCGATCTGGCCATGACCGAGCTGTTCGGCGGCTTCGGCCCGGACTTCTACGCCGCCTACCGCGAGGCCTGGCCGCTCGACCCCGGTTATCCCGTGCGCAAGATCCTGTACAACCTGTATCACGTGCTCAACCACTTCAATATGTTCGGCGGCGCTTACGCCGGCCAGGCCGAGGCCATGATCGGGCGCCTGCTGGCCGAAATCGGGCAGGCTCATTGA
- a CDS encoding gamma-butyrobetaine hydroxylase-like domain-containing protein codes for MGGLSPASPIPTEIKLHQQSKILELTFNDGSHFELPCEYLRVFSPSAEVRGHGPGQEVLQVGKKYVEIKRIEPVGQYAVVLEFSDGHNSGIYSWDYLYDLGKHQDVYWQEYLRRLEAAGESREPKTLIK; via the coding sequence ATGGGTGGCCTAAGTCCCGCTTCCCCAATCCCCACCGAAATCAAGCTGCATCAGCAATCCAAGATCCTGGAGCTGACCTTCAACGATGGCAGCCATTTCGAGCTGCCCTGTGAATACCTGCGCGTGTTCTCCCCCTCGGCCGAGGTGCGCGGCCACGGCCCGGGCCAGGAGGTGCTGCAGGTCGGCAAGAAATACGTCGAGATCAAGCGGATCGAGCCGGTCGGCCAGTATGCCGTGGTGCTGGAATTCTCCGACGGCCACAACTCCGGCATCTATTCCTGGGATTACCTGTATGACCTGGGCAAGCACCAGGACGTCTACTGGCAGGAATACCTGCGCCGGCTGGAAGCGGCCGGCGAGTCGCGCGAGCCGAAGACGCTGATCAAGTAA
- the rpmE gene encoding 50S ribosomal protein L31, whose amino-acid sequence MKPGIHPEYNEVQVTCSCGNSFVTRSTMNKALAVEVCSSCHPFYTGKQKIVDTAGRVEKFRQKYGKK is encoded by the coding sequence ATGAAACCCGGCATCCATCCCGAATACAACGAAGTCCAGGTCACTTGCAGCTGCGGCAACAGCTTCGTCACCCGGTCGACCATGAACAAGGCCCTGGCCGTGGAAGTCTGCTCTTCCTGCCACCCGTTCTACACCGGCAAGCAGAAGATCGTGGACACCGCGGGCCGGGTCGAGAAGTTCCGCCAGAAATACGGCAAGAAGTAA
- a CDS encoding Ni/Fe hydrogenase subunit alpha: protein MAEAKTVSLELPLLARVEGEGALEIAYAQGRIAGLKLRIFEPPRYFEKLLEGRHYSEVPDIVARICGLCPAAYQMSAVQALEAILGLAPTPWISAMRRLFYCGEWIESHCAHLHLLAAPDFFGCGSVVELAAKEAAAVRRGLKLQNLGNRILKFLGGRSIHPVGARVGGFWRAPGAAEAQALLAELQAALPEAEALLDWVLAWPLPESDQVFESVALRDPAGYAIETGRIASDRGLDIGAGEFERHFSEHQVPHSTAFHCLHDGRPYLVGPLARLNVNSDRLPLDIRQRLHQAGIALPSRNPFHSAAARAVEVLYALREAVRLLSDYAPNDTPYLEAGARAGCGCGVTEAPRGILWHRYELDEHGLVRQARIVPPTAQNQARIEADLAATLAALAEAPEPELRRRAETVIRNYDPCISCATHFLTLKVER from the coding sequence ATGGCTGAGGCGAAGACCGTGTCGCTCGAACTGCCCCTGCTCGCCCGGGTCGAGGGCGAGGGCGCGCTGGAGATCGCCTACGCGCAGGGCCGCATCGCCGGGCTCAAGCTGCGCATCTTCGAGCCGCCGCGTTATTTCGAGAAATTGCTGGAGGGCCGGCATTACAGCGAGGTGCCGGACATCGTCGCCCGCATCTGCGGCCTGTGCCCGGCGGCCTACCAGATGAGCGCGGTGCAGGCGCTGGAGGCCATCCTCGGCCTCGCGCCGACGCCCTGGATTTCCGCCATGCGCCGGCTGTTCTACTGCGGCGAGTGGATCGAGTCGCACTGCGCCCACCTGCACCTGCTCGCCGCGCCGGACTTCTTCGGCTGCGGCAGCGTGGTCGAGCTCGCCGCAAAAGAGGCCGCCGCGGTGCGCCGCGGCCTGAAGCTGCAAAACCTGGGCAACCGCATCCTGAAATTCCTCGGCGGTCGCTCCATCCACCCGGTCGGCGCCCGGGTCGGCGGCTTCTGGCGCGCACCGGGCGCGGCCGAGGCGCAGGCGCTGCTGGCCGAATTGCAGGCCGCCCTGCCCGAGGCCGAGGCCCTGCTCGACTGGGTGCTGGCCTGGCCGCTGCCCGAGAGCGATCAGGTCTTCGAGAGCGTCGCCCTGCGCGACCCCGCCGGCTATGCCATCGAGACCGGCCGCATCGCGTCCGACCGCGGCCTCGACATCGGCGCCGGCGAATTCGAGCGCCACTTCAGCGAGCACCAGGTGCCGCACTCCACCGCCTTCCATTGCCTGCACGACGGCCGGCCCTACCTGGTCGGCCCCCTGGCCCGGCTGAACGTCAATTCCGACCGGCTGCCGCTCGACATCCGGCAGCGGTTGCACCAGGCCGGCATCGCCCTGCCCTCGCGCAATCCGTTCCACAGCGCCGCCGCCCGTGCCGTCGAGGTGCTCTACGCCCTGCGCGAGGCGGTGCGCCTGCTCTCGGACTACGCCCCGAACGACACGCCCTACCTCGAAGCGGGTGCGCGCGCCGGCTGCGGCTGCGGCGTCACCGAGGCGCCGCGCGGCATCCTTTGGCATCGCTACGAACTGGATGAACACGGCCTGGTCCGGCAGGCCCGCATCGTGCCGCCGACCGCGCAGAACCAGGCGCGGATCGAGGCCGACCTCGCCGCCACCCTGGCCGCGCTGGCCGAGGCGCCGGAACCCGAGCTGCGCCGGCGGGCGGAGACGGTGATCCGCAACTACGACCCCTGCATCTCCTGCGCCACCCACTTCCTCACGCTCAAGGTCGAGCGCTGA
- a CDS encoding UvrD-helicase domain-containing protein produces the protein MSLLSNLNPQQREAVKYLDGPLLVLAGAGSGKTRVITRKIAFLIADCGYDPRAITAVTFTNKAAREMKARVGELLEGKTGQGLTVCTFHALGLTILRREAKRLGYKPSFSVLDAADTQAILSEITKAPDKGTLRQAAAVISNWKNALITPDQAQQVAADETERQLAVAYRAYQDTLRAYQAMDFDDLIRLPVELFRCDAEAREAWQNRMRHLLVDEYQDTNGAQYELMKLLTGPLGRFTAVGDDDQAIYAWRGADIENLKRLAEDYSRLKIIPLTQNYRSCQRILRAANSVIRNNPRVHEKNLWSELGIGDPIQVVRCKDDRNEAETIAMRISAHKFEHRTRFADYAVLYRGNHQARLFEEALRAAKIPYVLSGGQSFFDRAEIKDLTAYLRLIANQDDDPAFIRAATSPKRGIGPTTLEKLGQYAAERHCSLFEAAFETGLQSRMAAKQLEPLIEFGNFINRLAFRAPKEPAGRLLQELLAAIRYEEWLYDTEDERAAKAKWGNVSEFVDWLSKKGEEDEKSLIELTQTVSLMNLLEGRDEAELDAVRLSTLHAAKGLEFPHVILAGVEEDILPHRECQEGSRLEEERRLMYVGITRAQKSLTLTCCGKRKKGGDWVVCEPSRFLDEIDSAELRHSGQEDDSAAAREAGRNRLANLKAMLAANK, from the coding sequence ATGTCTCTCCTCTCGAATCTCAATCCCCAGCAGCGCGAAGCGGTGAAATACCTGGACGGGCCCTTGTTGGTGCTCGCCGGTGCCGGCTCGGGCAAGACCCGGGTGATCACCCGCAAGATCGCCTTCCTGATCGCCGACTGCGGCTATGACCCGCGCGCCATCACCGCCGTCACCTTCACCAACAAGGCCGCGCGCGAGATGAAGGCGCGGGTGGGCGAACTGCTCGAGGGCAAGACCGGCCAGGGCCTCACCGTCTGCACCTTCCACGCCCTGGGCCTGACCATCCTGCGGCGGGAAGCCAAGCGCCTGGGCTACAAGCCCTCGTTCTCGGTGCTCGACGCGGCCGACACCCAGGCCATCCTGTCCGAGATCACCAAGGCGCCGGACAAGGGCACGCTGCGCCAAGCGGCGGCCGTGATCTCCAACTGGAAGAACGCGCTCATCACCCCCGACCAGGCCCAGCAGGTGGCGGCCGACGAGACCGAGCGGCAGCTGGCCGTGGCCTACCGCGCCTACCAGGACACGCTCAGGGCCTACCAGGCCATGGATTTCGACGACCTGATCCGGCTGCCGGTGGAGCTGTTCCGCTGTGATGCCGAGGCGCGCGAGGCCTGGCAGAACCGCATGCGCCACCTGCTGGTGGACGAGTACCAGGACACCAACGGCGCCCAGTACGAGCTGATGAAGCTGCTCACCGGCCCGCTCGGCCGCTTTACCGCGGTGGGCGACGACGACCAGGCGATCTATGCCTGGCGCGGCGCCGACATCGAAAACCTCAAGCGCCTGGCCGAAGACTACAGCCGGCTCAAGATCATCCCGCTCACCCAAAACTACCGCTCGTGCCAACGCATCCTCAGGGCCGCCAACAGCGTGATCCGCAACAACCCACGGGTGCATGAGAAGAACCTCTGGAGCGAGCTCGGCATCGGCGACCCGATCCAGGTCGTGCGCTGCAAGGACGACCGGAACGAGGCGGAGACCATCGCCATGCGCATCTCCGCCCACAAGTTCGAGCACCGCACCCGCTTCGCCGACTACGCCGTGCTCTACCGCGGCAACCACCAGGCCCGCCTGTTCGAGGAGGCCCTGCGCGCGGCCAAGATCCCCTATGTCCTGTCCGGCGGCCAGTCCTTCTTCGACCGGGCCGAGATCAAGGACCTCACCGCCTATCTGCGCCTGATCGCCAACCAGGACGACGACCCCGCCTTCATCCGCGCCGCCACCAGCCCGAAGCGCGGCATCGGCCCGACCACGCTGGAGAAGCTGGGCCAGTATGCGGCCGAGCGCCATTGCTCGCTGTTCGAGGCCGCGTTCGAGACCGGGCTGCAAAGCCGGATGGCGGCCAAGCAGCTGGAACCCTTGATCGAGTTCGGCAACTTCATCAACCGCCTCGCCTTCCGGGCGCCGAAGGAGCCGGCCGGCCGGCTCCTGCAGGAACTGCTCGCCGCCATCCGCTACGAGGAATGGCTCTACGACACCGAGGACGAGCGTGCGGCCAAGGCCAAGTGGGGCAATGTCAGCGAGTTCGTCGACTGGCTGTCGAAAAAGGGCGAGGAAGACGAGAAGAGCCTGATCGAGCTGACCCAGACCGTTTCCCTGATGAACCTGCTCGAAGGCCGCGACGAGGCCGAGCTCGACGCCGTGCGCCTGTCCACCCTGCACGCGGCCAAGGGCCTGGAGTTCCCCCATGTCATCCTGGCCGGGGTGGAAGAGGACATCCTGCCCCACCGCGAATGCCAGGAAGGCAGCCGGCTGGAGGAAGAACGCCGGCTGATGTACGTCGGCATCACCCGTGCCCAGAAGAGCCTCACCCTCACCTGCTGCGGCAAGCGCAAGAAGGGCGGCGACTGGGTGGTCTGCGAACCCTCGCGCTTCCTCGACGAGATCGACAGTGCCGAACTGCGGCACAGCGGCCAGGAGGACGATTCGGCCGCCGCCCGCGAGGCCGGGCGCAACCGCCTGGCCAACCTCAAGGCCATGTTGGCGGCGAACAAATAA
- a CDS encoding sulfhydrogenase subunit delta: protein MKPRLGVYKFTSCDGCQLALLNQGEGLLALLERVELTHFPEAGPNAPEAAVDIALIEGSLSTPEEAERIRAIRARSGQLVALGACATAGGIQALRNATEAGSAWRAALYPQPEFIATAERSLPVSALVHVDLELFGCPIDAAQLLAALNALLAGGRYRPSGDSVCGECKRAGHGCVLVGRAEPCLGPVTRAGCGALCPGQGRGCYGCFGPSAQANLASLKTVFANLGLPPDAIERRFAFITAEAFRAAGEKHG, encoded by the coding sequence ATGAAGCCCAGGCTCGGCGTCTACAAATTCACCTCCTGCGACGGCTGCCAGCTGGCGCTGCTCAACCAGGGCGAGGGTCTGCTCGCCCTGCTCGAACGGGTCGAACTCACGCATTTTCCCGAGGCCGGTCCCAATGCGCCGGAGGCGGCGGTGGACATCGCCCTGATCGAGGGCAGCCTCTCGACCCCGGAGGAGGCCGAGCGCATCCGCGCCATCCGGGCGCGCAGCGGCCAGCTGGTCGCGCTCGGCGCCTGCGCCACAGCCGGCGGCATCCAGGCCCTGCGCAATGCGACCGAGGCCGGCAGCGCCTGGCGTGCCGCCCTGTATCCCCAGCCGGAATTCATCGCCACGGCCGAGCGCTCGCTGCCGGTGTCGGCGCTGGTTCATGTCGATCTCGAACTCTTCGGCTGCCCGATCGACGCCGCGCAGCTGCTGGCGGCGCTCAATGCCCTGCTGGCCGGCGGCCGCTACCGGCCGAGCGGCGACAGCGTCTGCGGCGAATGCAAGCGGGCCGGCCACGGCTGCGTGCTGGTCGGCCGCGCCGAGCCCTGCCTGGGGCCGGTCACCCGCGCCGGCTGCGGCGCGCTCTGCCCCGGCCAGGGGCGCGGCTGCTACGGTTGTTTCGGCCCGAGCGCGCAGGCCAACCTCGCCAGCCTCAAGACCGTGTTCGCCAATCTCGGCCTGCCCCCCGACGCGATCGAACGCCGCTTCGCCTTCATCACCGCCGAGGCCTTCCGCGCCGCCGGAGAAAAACATGGCTGA
- a CDS encoding FAD/NAD(P)-binding protein yields MRPLIELPAPARIVERLQETETIFTLRLRLEDAALAAQYRFAPGQFNMLYLPGVGEVPISIVSDARADLIDHTIRAVGSVTQALARLPAGAVIGLRGPFGRGWPMQAAEGRDLFIVTGGLGCAPSVSAVHAVLARRERYGRVVLLEGVRHCRDLALKSRFAEWLDHPDLEVRLAVCETNPCADWPWHTGNVLTLFDALELKPERTIAFLCGPEGMMQAAAEKVAQRGVQTSDIYLSLERNMQCALGLCGHCQLGPHFVCREGPVFDYATIGPLLGKRGV; encoded by the coding sequence ATGAGACCGCTGATCGAGCTGCCGGCCCCGGCCCGCATCGTCGAGCGCCTGCAGGAGACCGAGACCATCTTCACCCTGCGCCTGCGCCTGGAGGATGCCGCGCTGGCCGCGCAATACCGCTTCGCGCCCGGTCAGTTCAACATGCTCTATCTGCCCGGCGTCGGCGAGGTGCCGATCTCCATCGTGTCCGATGCCCGGGCGGACCTGATCGACCACACCATCCGCGCCGTCGGCTCGGTCACCCAGGCCCTGGCCCGCCTGCCGGCGGGAGCGGTGATCGGCCTGCGCGGCCCCTTCGGTCGCGGCTGGCCGATGCAGGCGGCCGAGGGCCGCGATCTGTTCATCGTCACCGGCGGCCTGGGCTGCGCCCCCTCGGTCTCGGCCGTGCATGCCGTGCTCGCCCGGCGCGAACGCTACGGCCGGGTGGTGCTGCTCGAGGGCGTGCGCCACTGCCGCGACCTCGCGCTGAAGTCGCGCTTCGCCGAATGGCTCGACCACCCCGACCTGGAAGTGCGATTGGCCGTCTGCGAGACCAACCCCTGCGCCGACTGGCCCTGGCATACCGGCAACGTGCTCACCCTGTTCGATGCGCTGGAACTGAAACCGGAACGCACCATCGCCTTTCTGTGCGGCCCCGAAGGCATGATGCAGGCCGCTGCCGAGAAGGTGGCCCAGCGCGGCGTTCAGACCAGCGACATCTACCTCAGCCTGGAGCGCAACATGCAATGCGCCCTCGGCCTGTGCGGCCACTGCCAGCTCGGCCCGCATTTCGTCTGCCGCGAAGGGCCGGTGTTCGATTACGCCACCATCGGCCCGCTTTTGGGGAAGCGGGGGGTGTGA